ttgtatatgtttgtattgaTAGTACGCACACTTCCAAATAAAACACAaccgttttaattttttttttttttacaaaatgtggcTTCCAATAGTTTAGACAACCAATGAAATAAAACACGGTGACTGATGATAAAATATGGCAATTCTAATTAATGAAAGATCATGATTAAACCTTGCGACAATTATAATGTTTACTAGTAAAAACTATTTTGTACTTGATAAAAAGTAGGAAATCATTAATTCTAACATTTAGCAATTTTTTTCAACTCACCTAACGCACTTTTTTTCAgaacaaaaaatcaacataaaatatattcatgtaATGCATTGTTCCAGGAATGTAATACCTTTGACACACATGTCCTGTCACTAGgaataatttttaagaaatcaaGTAACGTAGTTTGAAATAAGTTAATACAACGTGATGTTGTTATAGTATTTCCTATTGTTTGTTGCTGGACAAGAATTTCCTCGTCGTATCCACAGAATGGTACTTTAGTaaatagaatgaaataaagGAGAACACCGAGATTCCATAAGTCCGCTAATATGGCATCATGGACAATCCCACGAATAACTTCCGGGGCACAATATAGTTTATTTCCAAGAAAATCATCACACAACAATGGTTGCCCAGCTGAGGACATGCATTTCATAGAAATACCAAAATCTGCTAATTTAATTGTCCTCTTTCGTAAAAGCAATACATTACTGGGGGTAATGTCTCTGTGTGCAATGTAATTTTGATGACAAAAATCTACTGCTTTTAAGATTTGAATGAAAATATCAAGAACCAATGTATTACATAAAGTTTTATGTTCAGAAATAAAATCTTCAAGATTTCCTCCATCCGCATATTCCATTATAATATTCACTTCTTCACTTTTCATTAGAACTTCCCGAAAAGATATTATGTTCTCGTGTCCTAAAGAAGATAAACTAGCTATTTCGTTTTTAATATACGTTTGTTCATTCAAATTTCCcctgaattttaaatgttttaggaCAAGTATTTTATCTGTAGTCGGCGAACTTACTTTATAGATTTCTCCAAACCCACCATCACTTATTTTACCAAttactttgtttttctttccatTCAATAAATGTAAATCTAACTTTCGAATGTTGATGTGGTTACTTAAAGTGTTATGCGtttatgcaaaagaaaacagaGTACTTATACCAGGTAAAAGACACGTGGTTTGTTGTTGATGTAGGTAAATGTAAGTGATTGCagaacaaatatatttgataacatGCATCATGAGAACAATCAACCTATAGTATTTAAGCAGATAAAAAGGTAGAGATAATTTTTGATTGTAATTTGGTAGACGCACGTTTTGTTTGTATCCTATCATTCCTATACGAAGGTGAATGAAGCACAGTTGTGATTAAGCCAATTATAAATGACTGTATTACATGTTGAAATTTATTAATGAGTTTAATTTATACTTCAAAGAGAATCGGTAAAATTTCATATTCCAATAAAAGACAAGTTTTCTTTTACTTCAAGAACATGTTTGAAAGTGGTTGCTGACAGCAGAAAATTGCTCTGCTtcgtttatataattttaacaattaCATAAAATAGACATAAAGTTAGTTGTAAGGTCATTTCCTGATCAACGAATGATAATATACCTTAACTAGTATACTAGCAagtaaattatgatatttttagaTGTTCCGGTCAAggaattattatttgaaaaatgtaagGTCTATTTGATAAGTAAGATATTAAATTGTTATCCAATAAGTATGCACTCGATTTATCTATGTAACGTCAAACATTGTTTCTTCTCATTCTTTGATATGTGTAACTCAGTTAGAAAGTCAATATGAAAGTTATGCAAATGCAATATTAATACAGAAATGTGGCTCATCTACAGCAACGttaatatgaattaaataataaatatggtTTGCAAAGTCAACAGGCAACagaaaaataagcaaataaaaaacaactaaGAAACTGAAATGATAAAGTGTTTAACTTTTCTGCACTAGAATGAAATACCTTCAattaattataacaatattgtaACATGTGTTTTCAATTAAGTAATCTCTTCACAACAAAAGTTCTAAGTAATTTCTGGTTAACCATTTTGGTAAATCAAAACATTCATCTAAACAAGATTATAAAAAGGTCTCACAAGCTAATCATAAGAAAAGCAAGTAACCAACTGCCTTTCAACtataataagttttttttattaagaagaaCGTTTAAaaccttcatttataatattcaataaaGCATCGTGTAAAGTATAGCATATTTGTATATtcaatcaatcttttttttctgtgtttctttttttttctgtgtttctTTTGATTgcaagttaaaaacaaaatatcatgttCAATTAGGAATACCTATAGtgcaaacatgtatttttagaaAACTGTTTTCTTGGTAGAAGCGTAAAGCCACGAATGAACAAGGGGTCTTTCAAAGTCATAGATGAGATAATACcatgatagtaaaaaaaaattacaacatttaCCTCATAccaacataatattacaatgGCAACTACTCACGAAAACTATCGATTTTGTAATCATATTCATAACAGAGGAGCACGTCCTAATCACGTAGTTGTACCCGTCATATTGCGCATAACTTCAATGTCACTGTTATTATGTCTACAGTGGCAAATTATGTAAAAGTATAAAATGCGGACTTGTGTTTAACACGAACTTTGAAACATCGAGTCATCTATAACACACTATTTATGTAGCTTGTTCCACATGAGGAACCTGTCGTGTTGATTCTTATATGATTGTCAAAAATACAAGCAGGTGAAAGTTAATACATCTTGTATATTAACAACCCGTTTTTCTACCATAAGAAGACTTCTGCACTAAACAATACTTAGTATTACTTCATaatcaaaaaaagaattttagtAGTTTACAAAATTCGGTACATATGTACTTGtgagtattttgtattgttGTAATGTAGTTATACTGATTAATTGTTAGAAAATCATTGTAAGTATTATAGTATACGATACtcctataaaaataatcaactaAATAAACACAACACTTGACGACTTCCAACTAAATTGTTCAAGATAGGCATACatagtttttatcaaaatgtattcaagcaaaataattaataatattatcaaGGTAAAAATATTGGccgttaatatttatttgtttatttgagtatatttatttgtaatgaatACATGCCTTTAGCAATTTATTTTGCATAACATATAGTTTTGCCCGaaaaatgtacatacaaacTTACTAATTTTTCGAAAGAAAAGTTGacgaaatatttaaattaatattttttctcaatttgattGAGTATATGTAAGACAATGGAAATAACTGCATACTCTACTGTTTAAGACTTTTAAGTAATATGACAtaggagaaaaaataaaaatgatttcctttggtatttttcatatgtgttgtttttcttttttcaaccTTTGTCTATCAAAACGATATATCAGTTCCCctctttagttaaagtaaagtTTCTGcgaatgttttatattttattttatactcgCACAATTTATATgagaattttgtataaaaagaaaCGTTTTGAAGTATGTATAGAAATGCTAAAACGGTATGAAAGTATTTCTTTCATGAACTACTCACCAACGGCGACATGGTATACATCAAGCTCGTTATTCCTAGGCTTTCTTTTTCATCCAAAAAGCTCTTTCGGTTTATTGATGCCGCATGTAGAGAAATATCTTCTTACGTTTCTGGAGCTCCTGAGATAATCCGAGTTGTTGATGGGTTCGTGTTGCATAGTTTaatatgttgtgtcttgtgtactattatttggttttttttagtcatagcgttgtcagtttatttttgatctatgaaTGTGACTGTTCCTCTGGAATCGTTCGCCGCTACTTTACACAAGGGAGAACCGACGGATGCTTGGTATTACTGTATTACTTTTTACATGTTCTGTTGACGCCTTCATTATATTTACCGTAGTTTAACAGGCTCGTGCGTCGTTAGCATCTGACAGTTTGGcgtatttaaaaagtttttcatttaaaacgtggtttttctatcatattttgccaattgtttaaacttaaaaatagTTGTCAATTTTAACTGATACTTTAACTGTAATTGCTTTCAGAATCAAGATTCGAACttattgttttttcatttaatagatattttttaacatatcaAGCTTATCAGAATCAAAATGTCGATCTTAATCGGTTTAATGGCTAATTGCGAAAGAACAACATAATATTATACTTACACTAAATACAAAGCTGTGGTTACTGTTTGATAAATTAGAATTCTTATTTCAAAGTTAGCGTCATTTTCAACTGAAACTATTTTATTGTCAATCTATGATATAATAGCACCATTATATTGTTCTGAAACTAATTAAAGCGCTGTGGTTACTGTTTTATCTAATAGAAGTTATGCAATTACATAAATATGTTTGCTGTTAGACACGATTTCTGTAAATTATGAGCATATCACACACAttataatttcaacaatttGTATGTTCCTCACCTTGAATTCAGTATGTGATATTGCATACAGTTGTTTAAGGGGCGATTAAAATTAAGTTTCACCCTGAAACTTATTTAGTTTTGTAAGATTGCATCTTTCACAGATTCTACAACTCAAGAGCCTGGTCTAAGTGTCAATTGATTTATCAATAAAGTGAACGAATaactttcattattttattttcacgtGGAAGGAGGCGTTTGTACCATTGCATTGTAGGTAACCgaaaagacaatttaaaatacatctattttaaaatactgaaaacGAGTAACGTGCAGCTAATAAGAATCCTATCTGAAATATTTGTTGGTAGCTGATTCGTAAAAACGCATAAACAAGTGTTAAAAAAAGATCAAGTAAAGTACACGAAATTATTGGTATAaccatttgttgaatttggtattttattgtaaaatcacAGCAATTTCGACATCTGAAGATCCTATAGTCACTCATTTGGTAATCGTCTTGCTAGCTTTTTTCTGTCTTTGCTCTTAAACTGGAGAAAATATGTACCTTTAAGAATGCATGCTACTTGATAGTCAAAGACGTTATCCTTGATCAGTACTTGTAAACTAGATAATCCTGAATCAAAAGTACTTTACGTCAGAtcttaaagaaaaagaaaaccttATGAAATGTTATATATACGTTTTTAACAAAAGTCACAACAACACA
The genomic region above belongs to Mytilus trossulus isolate FHL-02 chromosome 7, PNRI_Mtr1.1.1.hap1, whole genome shotgun sequence and contains:
- the LOC134726533 gene encoding NUAK family SNF1-like kinase 2, which produces HNTLSNHINIRKLDLHLLNGKKNKVIGKISDGGFGEIYKVSSPTTDKILVLKHLKFRGNLNEQTYIKNEIASLSSLGHENIISFREVLMKSEEVNIIMEYADGGNLEDFISEHKTLCNTLVLDIFIQILKAVDFCHQNYIAHRDITPSNVLLLRKRTIKLADFGISMKCMSSAGQPLLCDDFLGNKLYCAPEVIRGIVHDAILADLWNLGVLLYFILFTKVPFCGYDEEILVQQQTIGNTITTSRCINLFQTTLLDFLKIIPSDRTCVSKVLHSWNNALHEYILC